AGGATGACGATGGAAAAAACAAAGATGATGAAGATGCTCAGCAGGATGACTAAACGCAGATGATGCGCAATCAGAGCTTGCATGGTTATCTGATCCATTCCCGTAAATATCGTGAACGCAGTTACATTGTGCATCTGTTTACCCAGGAATATGGGCGAATCGATGGTGTACTCAGGCAGACACCTCCACCGCAATATCAACCTATCCGGGTACAAGCCAGTGGTAAAAGTGAGCTGAAGAACTTTAGCCAGCTGGAAACCATGCATCAGCCAGTTTTTTTTGCGGGTGATGCCTTTTTTGCCGGATTTTATCTGAATGAACTTCTACTGCGTTTGTGTCCTCTAGAAGAACCCATGCCGGAAACATTTGCGCAATATCATGTTGCGGTCTCTCAGCTGCAACAATTGTCTGCTCATATTCAACCGGATATTTTTTTACGTCAGATTCTGCGGCGTTTTGAGCATGTGCTGTTACAAGAGCTCGGATATGCACTCGATTTTCAATATGATGCGCAGCGGGAACTGATCCAGCCTGAACGGCATTATCAATTTCATCTGAGTGAAGGCTTTGTACCAGTTCATGCTCAGACACATGCTGCACTCTCGGGGCATTTAATCCAATCCATGCAAGATGCAGTATCTGAGCCGGAATTTAACGCGCAGCAGCTGCAATTATTGGGTAAACTTTACCGGCAAATGATCACGTCACTTTTAGGCGACCGGCCTCTTAAAAGTCGACAGTTGTGGATTCAACATCTTCCTACTCAATCGTAACTGAGGAAATTTTTATGGCTGCATTGCTTGGTGTAAACATTGACCATGTTGCTACGCTTAGACAAGCACGAGGCACTTGTTATCCGGATCCTGTACAGGCAGCACTGGTTTGTGAGCAGGCCGGTGCACAAGGAATTACCTTACACTTGCGTGAAGACCGTCGCCATATCCAGGATGATGATGTACGCCGTATGCGTCCCGTCTTGAAGACCCGTATGAATCTGGAATTGGCCGTGACGGATGAGATGGTGGCTTTTGCAAAAGAAATTCAGCCTCAGCATGTGTGTTTTGTACCAGAACGCCGCCAGGAAGTGACGACCGAAGGTGGTTTGGATGTTCTGACCCATTTCGAAAAAGTGCAAGCTGCAACACAGGCATTGACGGCAATCGGTTGTGATGTGTCTTTGTTTATTGATGCGGATCTTGCACAGATTGATGCTGCAGTTGCCTGTCGTGCACCAACGATTGAGATTCATACTGGTGCCTATGCTGATGCAGAAACACCGGAGGCACAACAGGCTGAGTTGCAGCGCATTATTCGTGGTGCTGAATACGCTGCGAGCAAAGGTCTAGTAGTGAATGCTGGACATGGTTTGAATCTGGACAATGTTGCACCGATTGCAGCGATTTCACAAATTCACGAATTAAATATTGGTCACTCCATTATTGCCGATGCGGTATTTGTCGGGCTGGAGCAGGCAGTTAAACGTATGAAAGCGGCGATTGAAGCGGTGAGATAATTTGATGTCCACGATTGATTATGATGAATTGATGCAGCCGGTGATCGCTTTTTTAGGCTGTGAAACACCAAAAGCCTGGCTGGATGAAGCCCTGAATAATCTGGATTTGTTGATGCAGGACCATGCCAACTGCGAGAAAAAAGCCGCAGGCACAGCGATGAATTTGATGTTCCGTTATAGCTTCTTTACCGATTTGCAGGTTAAATTGGCGCAACTGGTTCGTGAAGAAATGCTGCATTATGAGCAGGTTCTGGAATTCATGGCGAAACGCGGTCAGGAGTGGAAAGGTTTAAGTGCAGGACGTTATGCGGGTGGCTTGCGTAAAGAAATCCGCACCTATGAACCGGAAGCATTAATTGATGTGCTGATTATTGGTGCTTTTGTTGAAGCGCGTTCCTGTGAGCGTTTTTATGCCTTGGCACCCTTAGTGGATGAGGAGCTTGGACGCTATTATCGTTATTTGCTCAAGTCTGAATCACGTCATTATGAAGATTATCTGGCGCTTGCAATGGATGTCGCGAAGACGGCGAAACTAAAAAATCCGGAAGAGGATATTCAGCAACGTATCGCGCATATCCGTGAAGTGGAAAAGCAGTTGATCTTATCTGAAGATGATACGTTCCGTTTTCATAGTGGCGTACCCGCTCAGGCGGCATAAACGACAGAATCCTCTTAAAACTCAATCCTCTATTCACTAGGGGATTTTTTATATCTGTAAAAAAGACAGAAAATAAAAAAGCCCGCTTTAATGCTGCGGGCTTTCTTGAATTTGGCTCTCCCACCTGGGCTCGAACCAGGGACCTGCGGATTAACAGTCCGTCGCTCTACCGACTGAGCTATGGGAGAATCTGCATGCGATTATAAGCAGATTTTGCCTAGGGTCAAGTGATTCTGCATAGATTTCAGAAAATTGATGACTGTCTGATTCTTATTTAAACAAATGGGGCGAATTAGATTGAAAGCCTTGCCTGAAATGCACTGAAAGGCTAGATTAACTTGAATAAAGTGTTTGAATTTGATTCAAACCGTGTGGATTTAACCAACTTGCCAGCACTGAAATGGCTAAAATGGAGACAGCGTATGCAAACGCTTACGATTGCTGAAATCTTTTCTGATTTTTCTTTTTATCAAGATCATTATCTTTCGATTATCGCTCAGCCCGAGCAATATTTTACTCCAGTACAGGGAGCATTTATTCAAGTGTGGCCTGTGGGTAGACAGCCGTTGTATTTAGGTGATCTGTTACAGTTGTGGTTTTCCGAAAAGTGGCTGATCCAGTCACCTTGCCAATTATTACTTGAAGCCCGTAGCAATGGACGTAAACAGCCGCTACAGCGTGAAAAGGATCTGTACTTATATGAACTGAGTGGTAGTGCCTTATCTGGGCGTAATCACTGCAAAGTCTGGTCGCGTTCCGAGCAGAAAACCTTGTCCGTCTCTCTGGACAGCGTCTTTAAATATTATTGCCTGTATCGGGGCACGTCACGTCCAGAAGTTCCTGAGCGAAATTTGCGAGATGCGTTAAAGTCATCACTTTGATCACATCAGTCTATTGACTGTTTTCAGACCTATTGCTGCGGTAATCTTGCTAATGATCACCTGGCTCTGGATTTATAGATCTCATCCTTCGTTGGTTTTGATAACAGAAATTTTGATTTGCTAAATCGAAGATAAGTACTGGTATTTTATGTGCAATTTTGGATATGGTGCTAGATACGGGTTATTGAAAATGGACGTTCAAGCATGTTCTGGAAAATTGCACTGGCCATGCTCGCATTTGCTGCGAATTCAGTGCTGTGCCGCCTAGCCTTAGTCGGGCAGCATATCGATCCCATGAGTTTCACCAGCCTTCGGGTGAGCAGTGGAGCTGTGGTTTTAATGCTGCTATTTTTGAGCAGGTCGCATCGCCATAAAATTGAATGGAATTGGCTGCATGCTGTTTTCCTCGCGGTATATATGCTGGCGTTTTCGATTGCCTATCTGAAAATAGATGCAGGTGTGGGCGCTTTATTGTTGTTTGGAACAGTACAACTCAGCATGGTGCTTTATGCAGTCTGGCGAGGGGAGCGGGTCAGCCTGCCCCGTGGAATCGGATTGGTATTGGCCTTTGCCGGGATCGTGTTTTTGCTCTTGCCCGGTGCTCAGGCACCTGATTTGAAGTATTCCCTAGTGATGATTCTCTCTGGTTTAGCCTGGGGAGCCTATAGTGTTGTGGGACAACGTAATCAGGATCCACTGAGCAGTAGTCTGGCAAATTTCCTGCTTGCAGTACCCTTGGTGCTGATCAGTACTGTTTTATTGAATATGGACCGTTATTTTGACGTCCAGGGTATTGTGCTGGCTATCCTGTCGGGTGGTTTGGCATCGAGTGGTGCTTATGTGCTGTGGTATGCGATTGTGAAAAAAATTGACCGGGTGACAGCGAGCACTGTGCAGCTGAGTGTACCTTGTCTGGCGATTTTGGGTGGAACCTGGTTGATTGGAGAGTCAGTGAACCTCAGGATGATCGTGGCAACCCTGATGGTGTTATTGGGTATTTGGTTGGTGATTCTCACTCTTGCTAAGCCTACTCGGGTTTGATGAGAGAGGAGGGTATTGAAGCCGCAATAAAAAAACCGCCAACGAATGGCGGTTTTTTTAAAGCAATATGTATAAATTATTTTGCCGCTTTTTCTGCTTCGATTGAAGCAATCGCTGCGTCTACGCCTTCGATCGAATCAGCCGCTTTCTTGATACGAGCAAGCGCATCAACCAAAACTTCGTCAGCAGTTGCATAAGAAATACGCATAAATCCGCCTAGACCGAATGCATCACCAGGAACAACCGCAACACCCGTTTCTTCCAATAACCATTCAGAGAATTCTGTGCAAGATTTTAAACCTTTGGCACGGATTAATGGACGGATGTTGGCATAGGCATAGAAAGCACCATCTGCAGGTAAGCAAGAGATACCTTTGATGTCGTTCAAGCCATTGACAACCAAGTCATGACGGCGTTTGAAGGCTTCGATCATTGGTTGAAGTACGTCTTGTGGACCATTCAATGCCGCTTCAGCAGCCACTTGTGAGATCGAAGTCGGGTTCGAAGTCGATTGCGACTGGATTTTTTTCATCGCGCCAATCAGTTTTGCAGGGCCTGCTGCATAGCCGATACGCCAGCCAGTCATTGCATAGGCTTTAGATACACCATTTAACACGATGGTGCGGTCATAAAGATCTGGTGCAACAGTCGCGATGTTGTAGAACTCATCTTCCCAACGGATTGGTTCATACATGTCGTCAGAAGCGATGAGAACTTCTGGGTATTTACGAAGCACTTCAGCCAAAGCAAGAAGCTCTTCTTTGGTATAGATCATGCCTGTTGGGTTTGATGGGCTGTTTAATACCAAAAGACGTGTTTTATCGGTGATTGCTGCTTCCAATTGTGCAGGTGTGATTTTGAAGCGTTGTTCTTCACCACATTTTACGATTACTGGAACGCCTTCAGCGATGATCACCATATCTGGATAGCTTACCCAGTAAGGTGCAGGAATAATTACTTCGTCACCTTTGTTTAATAACGCAAGTGCCAAGTTAAAGAATGACTGTTTACCACCACAAGAAACCAAAATCTGGTTTGGTTGGTAGTCAAGGTTATTATCGCGTTTGAATTTTGCAATAATTGCTTTTTTTAAGCTTGGAGTACCATCGACAGCAGTGTATTTGGTGAAGCCTTTGTTAATCGCTTCAATTGCTGCATCTTTGATGTGTTGAGGCGTGTCAAAATCAGGTTCGCCTGCACCCAAACCAATTACGTTTTTACCTGCCGCTTTTAATTCAGCAGCTTTGTTAGTAACAGCAAGTGTTGGGGACGGTTTGATGGCATTTACACGATCAGAGAGACGTACGTCCACGGCGGTATTCCTTCTTATAGGGATAAAAAAATAAAAAGCAGATTATTTTAGCCTAAAAATGACAGCTTGTTGGGTGAATATCACAACAAATTAATAAAAAAACAGCAATTCCCAGCAGCTTTAGTCGAATGGACGGCACTGGATTCCTTTGAGTCACTGCTCGCAGCTCAAGGCAAAATCCCGTACAATACGCTGAAGCGTGTTAGAGTCAGTATTATGAGTACTTCGAATTCCCCAGCAAAGAAGCCATTAGTTAAGCTTCCTTTTCCGATCAAACAAGAACAGGAAGCCAATGCTGACAGTACTTTAGAAGACGTGCGTCCTAAACCTCAGCGCTATGCTGATCGAACCTGGATGCCTCCGCGTGGTACCCGTAGATCGATGGGTAAACGTTAATTAAAAAAATCGCAAGACAACCGCTTGCGATTTTTTTATGTCTGAGAGCTTAGCTTGATCATTCCTCTGCAGAGGCTTTAAGTCACGAGTCATAGCTTGAGCCGATCAAGTATTCAGATGACCAGTATTTTACCTACCATTAAAAATGCACCCCTTCGGGTGCATTCCTGTAAGTTAACAGTGTTCAACGATAAGCGGGATGTACAATTTCGCGCTGGCCTTGCCACAATTCAATAAATTCCTGCTCATCAAATTCATACAATTCCATCAGCGCGATAATAGTACCGACAAAGATCATCGGACCTTCTGAATTGTCCTGAAAATGAAAAATCTTGGATAAATGGTTCATGGTGTCACTGATTTCAAACTCACGACCACGTCCATAACGATCTTCAGGATACATCGGTTCTTGTAGAACCTGCAGAGTGATCTGTTTTTGTGCTTTAGTTAGACGGGTGTCCTCCAGCGCTTGTTCATAACTGCTATAGCCATAATTGGGATAGAAAATAATTTTGTCTTGTAAAAATGCCTTGACCCAATCCTGGCGTAGGGTTGGAAATAGCTGTTTGGCCTTTTGTTCCACATAGGGTTGAAAGGATTGCGGCAAAATGACGTTAGCACTGATCCCTTTAAAAAACGGAGCAATATCCTTGATTTGGTAACCGGCAATTCCACAGCCGATTGGGGTTAAAAAGTATTTCATTTTTGGATGATTTTTGGCATAGACCTTAAAATCTTCCACATAATGTTCAATTTGTGACAACGGCATTTGTTGCAAATGCTCATTTAACGTGGGGATCGCAAAACTTTGTCCTGCCCAGCCGCGACCCACACCCATCACTGCGCCAAAATATTTATGCGCTGTGCGTGCGGCTCCTCCAGCATGCTGGCCGGCAAGGTTACTGCCAAATACAAAAACGGTGTCTTCCGGTAAACTGGTGATGATGCTTTCATCATGATATTGGTAAGGCATGGCATTATATTTTTCATAGAGTTTCTTGCATGTTGCAATTGATTTGCATAAGGGTCAAGTGAAAACTATGTCGGCTTTTGATGCTTAAGATGGGGCGTGGGGTTCGGCTGGAAAAAGGATGGAGTTGTTGTTATTTCATGCAAGATAAAACTCTTTTTGACTTGGATTTTACTTCTATTATCTCCATATTGATTAACCTAATTTGATTCTGACTGATGGATGAGGAATAGATCAGTCATGCATCAGGATGAATCTCCATTGCAGAGGGCCGCAAAGCACGTGAACGACGCACAACCGTTTCAATTGGTGACCAGTTATCAGCCAGCAGGGGATCAGCCTCAGGCGATTGAAAAATTAGTCGATGGGATCGAGCAGGGTTACCGTAACCAGTTACTGCTTGGAGTGACAGGATCGGGTAAAACCTACACCATGGCCAATGTCATTGCACAATTACAACGTCCAACCATTGTCATGGCGCATAACAAAACCTTGGCCGCCCAGCTTTATGGTGAATTCAAAGCCTTTTTCCCGAACAATGCGGTCGAGTATTTTGTCAGTTATTATGACTATTACCAGCCGGAAGCTTATGTGCCATCGTCGGACACCTTTATTGAAAAAGATGCGGCGATCAATGATCACATTGACCAGATGCGTCTTTCGGCGACGCGTGCCTTGTTGGAGCGTCGTGATGCAATTATTGTTGCGTCTGTTTCAGCGATTTACGGTCTGGGTGATCCTGAAGCCTATATGAAAATGCTCCTGCATGTGGTGCAGGGAGATCGGATCAATCGTGATGAGCTGATTCGTCGTTTGGTCGAAATGCAATACACTCGCAATGAGCTGGAATTCCTGCGTGGTACTTATCGTATTCGTGGTGAAATTCTGGATGTTTTCCCGGCGGAATCAGATCAGTATGCGATCCGGATCGAACTGTTTGATGATGAAGTTGATTCCATTCGCTGGTTTGATCCGTTGACTGGGAAAATGTTGCGTAAAGTGCCACGGGTAACAATTTATCCGAAAAGTCACTATGTGACGCCTAAAGACCATTTGCAGAAAGCCATTGGCACGATTAAAGAAGAGCTGGCCGAACGTCTGGAATTTTTCCGAGCCAATGACAAACTGCTTGAAGCACAGCGCATTGAACAGCGTACCCGTTATGATCTGGAAATGATGCAGCAACTCGGCTACACCAACGGCATTGAAAACTACTCGCGCCATTTATCGGGTCGTCCGGCAGGTGAAGCACCACCGACCTTGTTTGATTATGTCCCGGAAGATGCCTTACTGATTATTGATGAGTCGCATGTGACCGTGCCGCAGATCGGTGCAATGTATAAAGGGGACCGTTCACGTAAAGAAAATCTGGTGAATTACGGTTTCCGTTTGCCGAGTGCATTGGATAACCGGCCGATGAAATTTGAAGAGTGGGAACGGATTGTCCCGACCACCATTTATGTCAGTGCGACACCGGCCAAGTATGAACTGGAAAAATCGGAACAGATCGTTGAGCAGGTCGTGCGTCCGACCGGTCTGATTGACCCTGAAATTGAAGTCCGCCCGGTACTGACCCAAGTAGATGATGTGCTGTCGGAAATCAACCTGCGTAAAAATCTGAATGAGCGGGTACTGGTCACCACCTTAACCAAACGAATGGCTGAAGATCTCACGGCCTATCTCAAGGAATATGGTATCAAGGTGGCGTACCTGCATTCGGATATTGATACTGTGGAGCGAGTTAAGATTATCCATGAATTGCGTACCGGGGTATTTGATGTGCTGGTCGGGATTAACCTGTTGCGTGAGG
This portion of the Acinetobacter sp. GSS19 genome encodes:
- the pdxJ gene encoding pyridoxine 5'-phosphate synthase; the protein is MAALLGVNIDHVATLRQARGTCYPDPVQAALVCEQAGAQGITLHLREDRRHIQDDDVRRMRPVLKTRMNLELAVTDEMVAFAKEIQPQHVCFVPERRQEVTTEGGLDVLTHFEKVQAATQALTAIGCDVSLFIDADLAQIDAAVACRAPTIEIHTGAYADAETPEAQQAELQRIIRGAEYAASKGLVVNAGHGLNLDNVAPIAAISQIHELNIGHSIIADAVFVGLEQAVKRMKAAIEAVR
- the recO gene encoding DNA repair protein RecO, which gives rise to MMRNQSLHGYLIHSRKYRERSYIVHLFTQEYGRIDGVLRQTPPPQYQPIRVQASGKSELKNFSQLETMHQPVFFAGDAFFAGFYLNELLLRLCPLEEPMPETFAQYHVAVSQLQQLSAHIQPDIFLRQILRRFEHVLLQELGYALDFQYDAQRELIQPERHYQFHLSEGFVPVHAQTHAALSGHLIQSMQDAVSEPEFNAQQLQLLGKLYRQMITSLLGDRPLKSRQLWIQHLPTQS
- a CDS encoding A1S_2505 family phage non-structural protein — encoded protein: MPYQYHDESIITSLPEDTVFVFGSNLAGQHAGGAARTAHKYFGAVMGVGRGWAGQSFAIPTLNEHLQQMPLSQIEHYVEDFKVYAKNHPKMKYFLTPIGCGIAGYQIKDIAPFFKGISANVILPQSFQPYVEQKAKQLFPTLRQDWVKAFLQDKIIFYPNYGYSSYEQALEDTRLTKAQKQITLQVLQEPMYPEDRYGRGREFEISDTMNHLSKIFHFQDNSEGPMIFVGTIIALMELYEFDEQEFIELWQGQREIVHPAYR
- a CDS encoding DMT family transporter, with the translated sequence MFWKIALAMLAFAANSVLCRLALVGQHIDPMSFTSLRVSSGAVVLMLLFLSRSHRHKIEWNWLHAVFLAVYMLAFSIAYLKIDAGVGALLLFGTVQLSMVLYAVWRGERVSLPRGIGLVLAFAGIVFLLLPGAQAPDLKYSLVMILSGLAWGAYSVVGQRNQDPLSSSLANFLLAVPLVLISTVLLNMDRYFDVQGIVLAILSGGLASSGAYVLWYAIVKKIDRVTASTVQLSVPCLAILGGTWLIGESVNLRMIVATLMVLLGIWLVILTLAKPTRV
- the uvrB gene encoding excinuclease ABC subunit UvrB, whose product is MNDAQPFQLVTSYQPAGDQPQAIEKLVDGIEQGYRNQLLLGVTGSGKTYTMANVIAQLQRPTIVMAHNKTLAAQLYGEFKAFFPNNAVEYFVSYYDYYQPEAYVPSSDTFIEKDAAINDHIDQMRLSATRALLERRDAIIVASVSAIYGLGDPEAYMKMLLHVVQGDRINRDELIRRLVEMQYTRNELEFLRGTYRIRGEILDVFPAESDQYAIRIELFDDEVDSIRWFDPLTGKMLRKVPRVTIYPKSHYVTPKDHLQKAIGTIKEELAERLEFFRANDKLLEAQRIEQRTRYDLEMMQQLGYTNGIENYSRHLSGRPAGEAPPTLFDYVPEDALLIIDESHVTVPQIGAMYKGDRSRKENLVNYGFRLPSALDNRPMKFEEWERIVPTTIYVSATPAKYELEKSEQIVEQVVRPTGLIDPEIEVRPVLTQVDDVLSEINLRKNLNERVLVTTLTKRMAEDLTAYLKEYGIKVAYLHSDIDTVERVKIIHELRTGVFDVLVGINLLREGLDMPEVSLVAILDADKEGFLRSERSLIQTIGRAARNLKGKAILYADRITDSMQKAMDETSRRRQKQIEFNQLHGIIPRSAVRQVIKEIDTGEVLSDEQIEDKLTEQALALTADEQHLLSDPKLLAKHMAKLEKEMLKASKELQFEQAARLRDEILRLKAQMLQ
- a CDS encoding pyridoxal phosphate-dependent aminotransferase is translated as MDVRLSDRVNAIKPSPTLAVTNKAAELKAAGKNVIGLGAGEPDFDTPQHIKDAAIEAINKGFTKYTAVDGTPSLKKAIIAKFKRDNNLDYQPNQILVSCGGKQSFFNLALALLNKGDEVIIPAPYWVSYPDMVIIAEGVPVIVKCGEEQRFKITPAQLEAAITDKTRLLVLNSPSNPTGMIYTKEELLALAEVLRKYPEVLIASDDMYEPIRWEDEFYNIATVAPDLYDRTIVLNGVSKAYAMTGWRIGYAAGPAKLIGAMKKIQSQSTSNPTSISQVAAEAALNGPQDVLQPMIEAFKRRHDLVVNGLNDIKGISCLPADGAFYAYANIRPLIRAKGLKSCTEFSEWLLEETGVAVVPGDAFGLGGFMRISYATADEVLVDALARIKKAADSIEGVDAAIASIEAEKAAK
- a CDS encoding tRNA-(ms[2]io[6]A)-hydroxylase; the encoded protein is MSTIDYDELMQPVIAFLGCETPKAWLDEALNNLDLLMQDHANCEKKAAGTAMNLMFRYSFFTDLQVKLAQLVREEMLHYEQVLEFMAKRGQEWKGLSAGRYAGGLRKEIRTYEPEALIDVLIIGAFVEARSCERFYALAPLVDEELGRYYRYLLKSESRHYEDYLALAMDVAKTAKLKNPEEDIQQRIAHIREVEKQLILSEDDTFRFHSGVPAQAA